A stretch of the Nothobranchius furzeri strain GRZ-AD chromosome 5, NfurGRZ-RIMD1, whole genome shotgun sequence genome encodes the following:
- the si:dkey-225f5.4 gene encoding uncharacterized protein si:dkey-225f5.4, protein MAAVRSTGDSVLLEPCGDSDPDLEEAAGMVLFLSDSRRVQKVLWRQLFVLDSMMSLLEGLECVQQLMAQPCPSLPEGVARRRWKALKGEDRSELEETEMLLRCLQDQAHNIHDRKQKLAHLVQQLHGRKQQCEQHETLLHKAQKALLSCDQQLKQLKKEAGAVISQLITWQSLRDELQGCVAAMLDFMQINLLAFNQSELSVEIRPRLCSILSSNKLESLKLSVTWDHADQFRLQVDEGTVGLVEGCLSGRWAEFSTTLLEVIQCYVCQAELLSEVQALRSSFAIDWRPSQRLLVYLKTSSLVCHLKVEEGYPHSGRAQLLSVRRDGQPVDTSELKPRKADLSLTEWLVFLCSSPLI, encoded by the exons ATGGCGGCTGTTCGGTC aaccggtgactcgGTTCTGCTGGAGCCGTGTGGAGATTCTGATCCGGACCTAGAGGAGGCAGCCGGGATGGTCCTCTTCCTGTCG gaCAGTCGCCGTGTGCAGAAGGTTTTGTGGCGCCAGCTGTTTGTTCTGGACTCTATGATGTCCTTGCTGGAAGGTCTGGagtgcgtccagcagctgatggctcagCCCTGTCCCTCACTGCCAG aGGGTGTGGCACGGCGCAGGTGGAAGGCTCTAAAGGGGGAGGACAGGTCGGAGTTGGAGGAGACAGAGATGTTGCTCAGATGTCTGCAGGACCAAGCCCACAACATCCACGACAGAAAACAGAAACTCGCACATCTGGTTCAACAGCTGCACGGCAGG aagcagcaatgcgagcagcacGAGACGTTGCTGCATAAGGCCCAGAAGGCACTTTTGTCATGTGACCAGCAGCTGAagcagctgaagaaggaggcgggGGCAGTGATCAGTCAGCTGATCACCTGGCAGTCCCTCAGAGACGA GCTGCAGGGTTGTGTTGCTGCTATGCTGGACTTCATGCAGATTAACCTACTCGCCTTCAACCAATCAGAGCTCTCTGTGGAGATTAGGCCACGCCTCTGCTCTATTCTGTCATCCAATAAGCTCGAGTCACTGAAGCTTTCAGTCACCTGGGACCACGCTGACCAGTTCAGACTGCAG GTGGATGAAGGGACGGTCGGCCTGGTGGAGGGCTGCTTGTCGGGCCGGTGGGCCGAGTTCAGCACTACCCTGCTGGAGGTCATACAGTGCTACGTCTGTCAGGCTGAGCTGCTGTCTGAGGTCCAGGCCCTGAGGTCCAG CTTTGCCATCGACTGGCGTCCCTCCCAACGTCTGCTGGTCTACCTGAAGACCTCGTCACTGGTGTGTCACCTAAAGGTGGAGGAGGGGTACCCACACAGCGGGCGAGCCCAGCTACTGTCAGTACGACGTGATGGGCAGCCGGTGGACACGTCAGAACTCAAG CCTCGTAAAGCTGACCTCAGTCTGACCGAATGGTTGGTTTTCCTCTGCAGCAGTCCGCTCATCTGA
- the LOC107395200 gene encoding WAS/WASL-interacting protein family member 2 isoform X1, which translates to MPIPPPPPPPGGPPPPPTLCQANTNPPKLSGDEAKGRDALLSDICKGTRLKKVAVVNDRSAPLLDSKTQTPKSQTPPTEHPYIRLYQYLQHQKQPKQQGAPSEELKRTAGDQSSSLSLQKSKGGGAAAGANGSAAGIPSGSVPPMGSLFTGSIHKLRPVGDTSSGCSPSTRGAAPRPPSQRPDNPESPSPQISPMCSQRPSLPNLSSSPAQSAPSSAASSPSAGMKHSSSAPPPPPPLCRRGNAPSPPSTTYNRDKPLPPTPNNTPPLPSKPPPSPSNGRRPPTSGGNSTFSTTSSLALPRPPYRINGPTGGAETAPELPQRHNSLSNKRPAPSPGGHTPTRGPAPPPPPASPTPSQQGANRPMPPVRDPPCRGAAPPVPAQSSSSSSSLRAGGREAPPPPPYRTHGSPSLPSELPGRGKPPPPPSRTPAALPPPPPPLRNGHSASSSIPRSFVDDFESKYSFHPLDDFPPPDEYRHFTKIYPSKANRVMRGAPPLPPVGR; encoded by the exons ATGCCCatccctcctcctccgcctcccccTGGTGGACCCCCGCCTCCCCCCACCCTCTGCCAG GCCAACACCAACCCCCCAAAGCTGAGCGGGGATGAGGCCAAAGGTCGCGATGCTCTGCTGTCTGACATCTGCAAAGGCACCAGGCTGAAGAAGGTGGCGGTGGTGAACGACCGCAGCGCTCCGCTGCTCGACAGTAAGACTCAAACACCAAAGAGCCAAACACCTCCCACAGAGCACCCATACATTCGCTTATACCAGTACCTACAGCACCAGAAGCAGCCTAAACAGCAGGGGGCACCATCTGAGGAGCTGAAGAGGACAGCCGGAGATCAGAGCTCCTCTCTGTCCCTTCAGA AGTCCAAAGGAGGCGGAGCAGCTGCAGGAGCCAATGGCAGCGCAGCAGGAATTCCATCAGGGTCTGTTCCACCAATGGGAAGCCTGTTTACTGGCAGCATTCACAAGCTGAGACCTGTCGGAG ACACCTCCTCTGGATGCTCTCCATCCACGCGTGGTGCTGCGCCCCGCCCACCAAGCCAGCGCCCTGACAATCCTGAAAGCCCCTCCCCTCAGATATCACCAATGTGTTCACAGCGTCCTTCCCTCCCTAATCTGTCCTCCTCCCCTGCCCAATCTGCCCCCTCTTCTGCTGCTTCCTCCCCCTCTGCCGGCATGAAACACTCTTCCTCTGCaccacctccccctcctcccctttGTCGTCGTGGTAATGCCCCGTCTCCTCCCTCCACCACTTACAACAGAGACAAGCCCCTCCCACCTACTCCTAACAACACCCCGCCCCTCCCATCCAAGCCACCACCATCTCCTAGCAATGGCAGACGCCCCCCCACTTCTGGAGGAAACTCCACCTTCTCTACCACCTCTTCCCTGGCCCTGCCTCGCCCACCCTACCGCATCAACGGACCAACGGGTGGTGCTGAAACAGCACCGGAGCTGCCGCAACGTCACAACTCTTTGAGCAACAAGAGACCCGCCCCCTCACCTGGAGGCCACACCCCCACCAGGGGCCCCGCCCCTCCACCTCCCCCAGCATCCCCCACACCCTCCCAACAGGGGGCTAACAGGCCAATGCCTCCTGTCAGAGATCCACCATGTAGAGGTGCAG CCCCTCCTGTTCCAGcccagtcatcatcatcatcctcttcactGAGGGCGGGTGGCAGAGaagctccgcctcctcctccgtaCAGGACACATGGTAGCCCCTCCCTGCCCTCTGAACTCCCCGGCAGAGGAAAACCTCCTCCTCCGCCCTCCCGCACTCCTGCAGCCCTTCCCCCACCTCCTCCCCCTCTCCGTAACGGacactccgcctcctcctccatccCTCGCTCGTTTGTTG ATGACTTTGAGTCTAAGTATTCATTCCATCCTCTGGATGACTTCCCCCCTCCAGACGAGTACAGACACTTCACGAAGATTTACCCGAGCAAAGCCAACAGAG TGATGAGAGGAGCCCCGCCCCTTCCTCCTGTAGGGAGGTGA
- the LOC107395200 gene encoding WAS/WASL-interacting protein family member 2 isoform X2: protein MPIPPPPPPPGGPPPPPTLCQANTNPPKLSGDEAKGRDALLSDICKGTRLKKVAVVNDRSAPLLDKSKGGGAAAGANGSAAGIPSGSVPPMGSLFTGSIHKLRPVGDTSSGCSPSTRGAAPRPPSQRPDNPESPSPQISPMCSQRPSLPNLSSSPAQSAPSSAASSPSAGMKHSSSAPPPPPPLCRRGNAPSPPSTTYNRDKPLPPTPNNTPPLPSKPPPSPSNGRRPPTSGGNSTFSTTSSLALPRPPYRINGPTGGAETAPELPQRHNSLSNKRPAPSPGGHTPTRGPAPPPPPASPTPSQQGANRPMPPVRDPPCRGAAPPVPAQSSSSSSSLRAGGREAPPPPPYRTHGSPSLPSELPGRGKPPPPPSRTPAALPPPPPPLRNGHSASSSIPRSFVDDFESKYSFHPLDDFPPPDEYRHFTKIYPSKANRVMRGAPPLPPVGR from the exons ATGCCCatccctcctcctccgcctcccccTGGTGGACCCCCGCCTCCCCCCACCCTCTGCCAG GCCAACACCAACCCCCCAAAGCTGAGCGGGGATGAGGCCAAAGGTCGCGATGCTCTGCTGTCTGACATCTGCAAAGGCACCAGGCTGAAGAAGGTGGCGGTGGTGAACGACCGCAGCGCTCCGCTGCTCGACA AGTCCAAAGGAGGCGGAGCAGCTGCAGGAGCCAATGGCAGCGCAGCAGGAATTCCATCAGGGTCTGTTCCACCAATGGGAAGCCTGTTTACTGGCAGCATTCACAAGCTGAGACCTGTCGGAG ACACCTCCTCTGGATGCTCTCCATCCACGCGTGGTGCTGCGCCCCGCCCACCAAGCCAGCGCCCTGACAATCCTGAAAGCCCCTCCCCTCAGATATCACCAATGTGTTCACAGCGTCCTTCCCTCCCTAATCTGTCCTCCTCCCCTGCCCAATCTGCCCCCTCTTCTGCTGCTTCCTCCCCCTCTGCCGGCATGAAACACTCTTCCTCTGCaccacctccccctcctcccctttGTCGTCGTGGTAATGCCCCGTCTCCTCCCTCCACCACTTACAACAGAGACAAGCCCCTCCCACCTACTCCTAACAACACCCCGCCCCTCCCATCCAAGCCACCACCATCTCCTAGCAATGGCAGACGCCCCCCCACTTCTGGAGGAAACTCCACCTTCTCTACCACCTCTTCCCTGGCCCTGCCTCGCCCACCCTACCGCATCAACGGACCAACGGGTGGTGCTGAAACAGCACCGGAGCTGCCGCAACGTCACAACTCTTTGAGCAACAAGAGACCCGCCCCCTCACCTGGAGGCCACACCCCCACCAGGGGCCCCGCCCCTCCACCTCCCCCAGCATCCCCCACACCCTCCCAACAGGGGGCTAACAGGCCAATGCCTCCTGTCAGAGATCCACCATGTAGAGGTGCAG CCCCTCCTGTTCCAGcccagtcatcatcatcatcctcttcactGAGGGCGGGTGGCAGAGaagctccgcctcctcctccgtaCAGGACACATGGTAGCCCCTCCCTGCCCTCTGAACTCCCCGGCAGAGGAAAACCTCCTCCTCCGCCCTCCCGCACTCCTGCAGCCCTTCCCCCACCTCCTCCCCCTCTCCGTAACGGacactccgcctcctcctccatccCTCGCTCGTTTGTTG ATGACTTTGAGTCTAAGTATTCATTCCATCCTCTGGATGACTTCCCCCCTCCAGACGAGTACAGACACTTCACGAAGATTTACCCGAGCAAAGCCAACAGAG TGATGAGAGGAGCCCCGCCCCTTCCTCCTGTAGGGAGGTGA